The Elaeis guineensis isolate ETL-2024a chromosome 13, EG11, whole genome shotgun sequence genome includes a region encoding these proteins:
- the LOC105056055 gene encoding DEK domain-containing chromatin-associated protein 1 has protein sequence MSEPELASELKATIMPNGSDLPLPKDTGGEAGSEKKGGEENSVRTVEVERKEETKDDDAKMEEMEDDKVAEAKDSKKVEPEDAQMTEPEDAKKTKAEDVKVAEADYAKRVEAEDGKVAEAEDANIVESVEAKVEEPEDVAMMDAEAPKDVNKGEEEGEKEVEGEKIEEENDVKDEKDGVNQENKVQENNEAKESKKKRVREKKASQKGDEKEKKESRSKDKKLLSTPLASSTERPVRERKTVERLVEALEKEPVKKFLIEKGHGTPLKEIPSVAYKLAKKKPADLKLLHQTLFGGRQGKVADFKNHILQFSGFVWHGDEEKQKTKVKEKLDKCVKDTLVDLCDLFEIPVSKTNTRKEELVAKLMDFMVAPHATTDTVPADKEQHLTKSRKRKRVARGSASKSSEGIPGKRPRRGISKTEDSLKSKGKSVHEQAEEEEEDEENGVPKDNDTLKHSESEEIESEEVEDEDDDDYSGKSKPTRRKSSKRGGSAGTKKSKLVTSPKKAPPPTPAKSPTKSSLKHSKTDTDDVGAKVLRRRKKNVDVPEKKSTPKSDHKEKATGKKVAKGKAKSVAKESAPSKEELRKTICDILKEVDFNTATFTDILKELAKHYSMDLTPRKKSIKIMIQEELTKLADEAEENEEVEEDGAADEDGKPETVGKEVEA, from the exons ATGTCTGAACCGGAGCTGGCATCTGAACTTAAGGCAACTATAATGCCAAATGGGTCTGATCTGCCTCTGCCTAAGGACACTGGTGGGGAGGCTGGTTCTGAAAAGAAGGGTGGGGAAGAAAATAGTGTGAGAACAGTTGAagttgaaaggaaagaagaaacaaaagatgaTGATGCAAAAATGGAAGAAATGGAGGATGACAAAGTGGCAGAAGCCAAGGATTCAAAAAAGGTAGAACCTGAGGATGCACAAATGACGGAACCTGAGGATGCAAAAAAGACAAAAGCCGAGGATGTGAAGGTGGCAGAAGCTGATTATGCAAAAAGGGTAGAAGCTGAGGATGGCAAAGTGGCAGAGGCTGAGGATGCAAATATTGTAGAATCTGTGGAGGCGAAAGTGGAAGAACCTGAAGATGTGGCGATGATGGATGCTGAGGCTCCGAAGGATGTTAACAAGGGGGAGGAAGAGGGGGAGAAAGAAGTAGAAGGGGAGAAGATAGAGGAAGAGAATGATGTGAAGGATGAGAAAGATGGTGTAAATCAGGAAAATAAGGTTCAAGAGAATAATGAGGCAAAAGAATCAAAGAAAAAACGAGTGCGGGAAAAGAAAGCTAGTCAGAAAGGGgatgagaaggaaaagaaagagagtagGTCGAAGGACAAGAAATTGTTAAGTACTCCTTTGGCTTCATCTACAGAGCGCCCTGTGCGTGAGAGAAAAACTGTTGAGAGATTGGTGGAAGCTCTTGAAAAGGAACCAGTTAAAAAATTTCTAATTGAGAAG GGTCATGGAACTCCTCTAAAAGAAATACCAAGTG TGGCTTACAAGTTAGCAAAAAAGAAGCCTGCTGATCTTAAATTGCTTCATCAGACCCTTTTCGGTGGAAGGCAAGGGAAG GTAGCTGATTTCAAAAATCACATTCTCCAGTTTTCTGGATTTGTGTGGCATGGGGATGAG GAAAAGCAGAAAACAAAGGTGAAGGAGAAACTCGATAAATGCGTTAAAGATACATTGGTGGATCTCTGTGATTTGTTTGAAATACCTGTTTCAAAAACTAATACAAGGAAG GAGGAACTAGTGGCAAAACTAATGGACTTTATGGTGGCACCTCATGCTACCACAGATACCGTACCTGCTGACAAGGAGCAG CATTTGACAAAGTCGAGAAAGCGTAAGAGGGTGGCTAGAGGAAGTGCTTCAAAGAGCTCAGAAGGCATACCTGGGAAGCGGCCAAGGAGG GGAATATCCAAGACTGAAGACTCTTTGAAATCAAAAGGGAAAAGTGTGCATGAACAagcagaggaagaggaggaagatgagGAAAATGGTGTTCCCAAGGACAATGACACACTTAAGCATTCCGAGAGTGAAGAAATTGAATCTGAAGAAGttgaagatgaagatgatgatgattaCTCTGGGAAAAGCAAACCTACTCGAAGGAAATCTTCTAAAAGAGGTGGCTCTGCCGGTACAAAGAAGTCGAAGTTGGTAACCAGCCCCAAAAAAGCCCCTCCCCCAACACCTGCAAAGAGCCCTACTAAATCATCTTTGAAACACTCAAAAACTGACACTGATGACGTTGGTGCAAAGGTCCTTCGAAGGAGGAAGAAAAATGTTGATGTTCCTGAGAAGAAATCAACTCCTAAATCAGATCACAAGGAGAAAGCTACTG GGAAAAAGGTGGCTAAAGGTAAGGCTAAATCAGTTGCCAAGGAATCTGCACCTAGCAAGGAGGAACTGAGGAAGACTATCTGTGATATTTTGAAGGAAGTTGATTTTAATACG GCCACCTTTACTGATATTCTTAAAGAACTTG CTAAACATTATAGTATGGATCTGACACcaagaaaaaaatctataaaaatcatGATTCAAGAAGAGCTGACCAAGCTAGCAGATGAGGCTGAAGAGAATGAagaggttgaagaagatggagctgCCGATGAGGATGGAAAACCAGAAACTGTGGGCAAAGAGGTGGAAGCTTGA